One stretch of Desulfobacterales bacterium DNA includes these proteins:
- a CDS encoding pilus assembly protein PilP, with the protein MQNFAVILLRIVCLLCVLILTCGGCRKTEETVRTPMVVVKKISIPTSPPPAARAAEPLAPEVKQAAPQPAPATGDESGVPSGQSATPAESASNSAEIQPPVYVYDPEGKVNPFMPLIGGIGSDSEEIKNGERKKRIPLTPLEKIDLSQLKLAGIIRAKGANKALVEESSGKGYIIVEGTFIGIHSGKVTDILKDRVIVEEEFEDIPGKVVVRKREMKLQKPPGEE; encoded by the coding sequence ATGCAAAATTTTGCGGTTATTCTGCTAAGAATCGTTTGTCTGTTGTGTGTGTTGATCCTTACCTGTGGGGGATGCCGGAAAACCGAGGAAACGGTCCGGACACCGATGGTGGTGGTGAAAAAGATATCGATTCCGACTTCTCCTCCACCAGCGGCCAGGGCGGCAGAACCGTTGGCCCCTGAAGTGAAGCAGGCTGCGCCTCAACCGGCCCCGGCCACAGGGGACGAATCCGGTGTGCCGTCGGGTCAATCAGCGACACCGGCAGAATCCGCCTCAAATTCGGCTGAAATACAGCCACCGGTGTACGTCTATGATCCTGAAGGAAAGGTGAATCCTTTTATGCCCCTGATCGGAGGGATTGGCTCCGATAGTGAAGAAATAAAAAACGGTGAGAGAAAAAAGAGAATTCCTCTGACGCCGCTTGAAAAAATTGACCTGAGCCAGTTGAAACTGGCAGGCATCATCCGGGCAAAAGGCGCTAATAAAGCCTTGGTTGAAGAATCTTCCGGTAAAGGATACATCATTGTCGAAGGTACATTTATCGGGATTCATTCCGGCAAGGTGACCGATATCTTAAAGGATCGGGTCATTGTTGAAGAGGAATTTGAAGATATTCCGGGTAAAGTGGTTGTCAGAAAACGAGAAATGAAGCTTCAGAAACCTCCTGGAGAAGAGTAA
- the pilQ gene encoding type IV pilus secretin PilQ: protein MSYKNDRVAGIGILLVGLLAWSTMFTGCIAPQHVKTGERLIDPSSSSKVIKGICSVLNPDSIDILIQGNKLLTYTSIKQPFPRAVVLYFPDTVIDGIDISELPENDIISGIHATKLGENDNTSRIEIVLKKDAVYDVSRDGTTLDLSFARSAQRQMAGETEKKPGIALNPAEGVTVSNQNKPLSDDNQLQTITVERLNSGLKIMLNARKPVLDYKSFTIKSGEGKPARIVFDISRLQSPFSGEQTVDVDTRWVRRIRHYGDSGNFRLVLDTYDPYLGAAAVHPVDAGLEIFIGTETTVSDAAAEKIDSGPLNGLVTSLEARREKNQTQAPVWINRIDFSAGDEGKSTLVIGSTRPVNYEINKVSDKLLQLKLYNSNLADYRQRALITTRFESAVDRIIPIQTPEMKNVSMVSIELREAVPYHVEQTASLLNVHFDASSIPPKPFEDAGLPAWKQVVARVADDRPLPPLTESEPSVNAVSKGKKYTGEKIALDFYDTDIKNVFRILMEVSGKNFAIDKEVSGKVTLSLDKPVPWDQVMDLILRMNQLNSVMEGDIIRIATIATLKKEEDARRARLASEQKTKEQVKAVEPLVTEYISVNYSTANDLIKHLETIISKDRGSISVDERTNQIVLTDVAETIRKAKEIVNHLDMVTPQVMIEARIVEASSDIAKEIGTSWSADGGIENTADNAGLGPQRGFDTLGGTYGWNLAMNLPLVDETKGGSIGVNFSRILGSPLTISAKLMALETENDIKIISAPRIITLDNKMAKITQGLEYPYQVKDEDGSISVEYKDINLTLEVTPHITPDNRINMILKIEKNDVAGVLSTGEPFISIKEAETELLVEDGDTLVIGGIIRSKTDESKDSVPGLSKVPGFGWLFKSNSDSNIKEELLIFITPRIVKMEQRAL from the coding sequence ATGAGCTATAAAAATGATCGAGTGGCAGGAATCGGAATTTTGCTTGTCGGCCTTCTGGCATGGAGCACTATGTTTACAGGCTGCATCGCTCCGCAGCATGTAAAAACCGGCGAGCGACTGATTGACCCGTCGTCATCCTCCAAAGTTATCAAGGGTATCTGTTCGGTGCTGAATCCGGATTCAATCGATATTTTGATTCAGGGAAACAAACTGCTTACGTATACCTCAATCAAACAACCCTTTCCCCGGGCGGTTGTTCTGTATTTTCCGGACACCGTGATAGACGGAATCGATATTTCAGAACTTCCGGAAAATGATATTATTTCAGGCATTCATGCAACCAAATTGGGGGAAAATGACAATACGTCACGAATTGAAATCGTATTGAAAAAAGACGCCGTATATGATGTGTCACGGGACGGCACAACGCTTGACCTCTCCTTTGCCAGATCCGCACAGCGCCAGATGGCCGGAGAGACAGAAAAAAAACCGGGCATTGCCCTTAATCCTGCCGAAGGCGTTACCGTTTCAAATCAAAATAAACCGCTTTCTGATGATAATCAGCTGCAGACCATAACCGTTGAGCGTCTGAACAGCGGTCTTAAAATTATGCTCAATGCCCGGAAGCCCGTTTTAGATTATAAATCTTTTACAATCAAAAGCGGCGAAGGAAAGCCCGCCCGAATCGTGTTTGATATATCCCGGCTTCAAAGCCCGTTTTCCGGAGAGCAGACCGTCGATGTCGACACACGATGGGTAAGACGAATCCGGCATTATGGCGATTCAGGCAATTTCAGACTGGTACTGGATACCTATGATCCATATCTGGGCGCTGCGGCCGTCCATCCGGTCGATGCCGGCCTTGAGATCTTTATTGGTACGGAAACAACGGTTTCAGATGCCGCTGCGGAAAAAATTGACTCCGGTCCGCTGAACGGGCTGGTTACAAGCCTCGAAGCCCGTCGGGAAAAAAATCAGACGCAAGCGCCAGTATGGATCAATCGCATAGATTTTTCCGCCGGTGATGAGGGGAAATCGACCCTTGTTATCGGAAGCACCCGTCCTGTTAATTATGAGATCAATAAAGTTTCGGACAAATTGCTTCAACTCAAATTGTATAATTCCAATCTTGCCGATTACCGTCAGCGTGCACTGATCACCACCCGGTTTGAAAGCGCGGTCGATCGAATTATCCCTATCCAGACGCCGGAGATGAAGAATGTTTCCATGGTGTCCATCGAGTTGAGAGAAGCGGTCCCTTATCATGTTGAGCAAACCGCCAGCCTTCTGAATGTCCATTTTGACGCATCCTCCATCCCTCCCAAGCCGTTTGAAGATGCCGGCCTGCCGGCATGGAAGCAGGTCGTCGCCCGGGTTGCCGATGACAGGCCGTTGCCGCCCCTGACAGAATCTGAACCGTCGGTCAACGCCGTTTCGAAAGGGAAAAAATACACCGGTGAAAAGATCGCTCTGGATTTTTATGATACCGATATCAAGAATGTATTCCGCATATTGATGGAGGTCAGCGGTAAGAATTTTGCGATTGATAAAGAGGTGTCAGGCAAGGTCACCTTGAGCCTGGACAAACCGGTTCCATGGGATCAGGTGATGGATTTGATCCTCAGGATGAATCAGCTGAATAGCGTCATGGAAGGCGATATTATCCGGATCGCCACCATTGCAACCCTTAAAAAAGAAGAAGATGCCAGAAGAGCCCGGCTTGCATCCGAGCAGAAAACAAAGGAACAGGTAAAAGCGGTGGAGCCTCTGGTAACAGAATATATTTCCGTCAATTATTCCACTGCCAATGATTTGATAAAGCATCTTGAGACAATCATTTCCAAAGATCGGGGATCGATCAGCGTTGATGAGCGCACCAATCAGATCGTCTTGACGGATGTGGCAGAAACGATCCGTAAAGCCAAAGAAATTGTCAATCATCTGGATATGGTTACCCCGCAGGTTATGATTGAAGCCCGGATCGTTGAGGCCAGTTCTGATATTGCAAAAGAAATCGGTACCTCATGGTCGGCAGATGGAGGAATCGAAAATACAGCGGATAACGCGGGCCTTGGTCCTCAAAGAGGCTTTGATACGCTGGGGGGAACTTACGGATGGAATCTGGCCATGAACCTTCCGCTTGTTGATGAAACAAAAGGGGGAAGCATTGGTGTGAATTTCAGCAGAATATTAGGTAGCCCACTTACAATCAGTGCTAAGCTCATGGCATTGGAAACAGAAAACGATATTAAGATAATTTCTGCCCCACGAATTATAACATTAGATAATAAAATGGCTAAAATAACGCAGGGCCTTGAATATCCCTATCAGGTTAAAGATGAGGATGGATCGATTTCTGTCGAATACAAGGATATCAATCTGACTCTTGAGGTTACTCCCCATATCACACCCGACAATCGAATCAATATGATTTTAAAAATTGAGAAAAATGATGTCGCCGGCGTGCTTTCAACAGGGGAACCATTTATCAGTATTAAAGAAGCTGAAACGGAGCTCCTGGTTGAAGATGGAGACACGTTGGTCATTGGTGGAATCATAAGATCTAAAACAGATGAAAGTAAAGACAGCGTGCCGGGACTATCCAAGGTGCCGGGATTCGGATGGTTGTTTAAATCCAATAGCGACAGTAATATCAAGGAAGAATTGTTGATTTTCATTACACCGCGGATAGTTAAGATGGAACAAAGGGCTTTGTAA
- a CDS encoding tetratricopeptide repeat protein, translating into MKQRHICCLLMIICLLTILSCASGPDRVLLRQQGEASRNLAEAYMADGNFTSALRELLKAKPIIPDDPFLHYDLGIVYMAKKRHELAIESFKKAIALNPDYIPARNNLGTVYLAQEHWDAAIEVFKELSGNLLYGTPHLPLFNLGWAYYNKKEYRLAEKYYLEALKIEPKFVIAMKSLAKTYIKMGKIPEAIDRLEAAVTMAPKFPELYFDLGEAYELAGDRNKAVSAYRKVVSINPESDIGGRAADRLKK; encoded by the coding sequence ATGAAACAACGCCATATCTGCTGCCTGTTAATGATTATCTGTCTGCTGACGATTTTATCCTGCGCCTCCGGACCTGACCGTGTACTTTTACGACAACAGGGCGAGGCATCGAGAAATCTGGCCGAAGCCTATATGGCCGATGGCAACTTCACATCGGCGTTGAGGGAGCTTTTAAAAGCGAAACCGATAATCCCCGACGATCCTTTTCTGCATTATGATCTGGGGATAGTCTATATGGCGAAAAAACGACATGAGTTGGCTATCGAAAGCTTCAAAAAAGCAATTGCGCTGAATCCGGATTATATCCCGGCCCGCAATAACCTCGGCACCGTATACCTGGCGCAAGAACACTGGGATGCGGCCATTGAAGTTTTCAAGGAACTTTCCGGCAATCTTCTCTACGGCACACCCCATCTCCCCCTATTCAATTTAGGATGGGCCTATTACAACAAAAAAGAGTATCGACTGGCTGAAAAATATTATCTGGAAGCATTGAAAATTGAGCCCAAGTTTGTCATCGCGATGAAAAGCCTGGCAAAGACCTATATTAAAATGGGAAAAATTCCAGAAGCAATTGATAGACTGGAAGCTGCCGTAACCATGGCGCCAAAGTTTCCGGAGTTGTATTTTGATCTCGGGGAGGCATACGAACTGGCAGGCGACAGGAATAAGGCCGTTTCCGCCTACCGGAAAGTGGTTTCCATCAACCCGGAATCTGATATTGGAGGCAGGGCCGCTGACAGATTAAAAAAATGA
- the thrC gene encoding threonine synthase, producing MKFEDFPEHIQPYLIPEPKGSLIYRCLGCGREYGIEKLLYICPHCGQVLLIHDENFDRLKRIPGKTWHQIFDYRKMVNIPALKGIYRYHEFIGSVIPLEAVIYLGEGHTPVIKANDLLQQQVGMPFYFKNDGQNPSASFKDRGMASALTYINFLIQQGIVSDVLAVCASTGDTSASAALYAAYLQPHIKSAVLLPHKKVTPQQLSQPLGSGARVFEIPGVFDDCMKVVEALSENYNVALLNSKNSWRILGQESYAYEIAQNFEYDMADKVMVLPIGNAGNITAVMNGFMKFFEAGIINTLPKIIGVQSEHANPVYRYYLEPDASRRKFIPVTVKPSAAQAAMIGNPVSMPRVIHLVDQYNTLSGRQNVFFEQVSEQSIMDWQITSNRNGHIACTHGGESLAGLICALKRGTVTDRETAIVDSTAHALKFSGFQQMYFENAFPEEFGITAKAHLINRPELIHPKNLKDVPAPGKPLTGEAMDRFIQRVSDDIASKLDLKKV from the coding sequence ATGAAATTTGAAGATTTTCCAGAACATATTCAACCTTATTTGATACCGGAGCCCAAAGGCTCCCTGATTTACCGCTGTCTGGGTTGCGGGCGCGAGTACGGTATTGAAAAACTGCTTTATATATGTCCGCACTGTGGACAGGTGCTGCTCATCCATGATGAAAATTTTGACCGGTTAAAGCGGATTCCCGGAAAAACCTGGCATCAAATTTTTGATTACCGAAAAATGGTAAATATCCCCGCGCTTAAGGGGATCTACCGATATCACGAATTTATCGGATCGGTGATACCGCTCGAGGCCGTCATCTACCTCGGAGAAGGCCATACACCGGTCATCAAGGCAAACGATTTGCTGCAGCAGCAGGTCGGAATGCCGTTTTATTTTAAAAATGACGGACAGAATCCAAGCGCGTCATTTAAAGACAGAGGAATGGCAAGTGCATTGACGTATATCAACTTCCTGATCCAGCAGGGAATTGTATCCGACGTGCTGGCGGTATGTGCCTCTACCGGTGACACCTCTGCATCGGCTGCTCTTTATGCGGCCTATTTGCAGCCGCACATCAAGTCGGCGGTACTGCTTCCTCACAAAAAAGTTACTCCCCAGCAGCTTTCCCAGCCCCTCGGCAGTGGCGCGCGGGTATTTGAAATCCCGGGTGTATTTGACGATTGCATGAAAGTTGTCGAAGCGCTATCGGAAAACTACAATGTGGCGCTGCTGAATTCCAAAAATTCCTGGCGCATCCTTGGGCAGGAATCCTACGCCTATGAAATCGCACAGAATTTTGAATATGACATGGCAGACAAAGTCATGGTTCTGCCCATCGGTAATGCCGGCAATATTACCGCGGTGATGAACGGTTTCATGAAATTTTTCGAAGCCGGCATTATAAACACACTCCCCAAGATCATCGGGGTTCAGTCCGAGCATGCCAATCCGGTTTACCGATATTATCTGGAGCCGGATGCATCCAGACGAAAATTTATTCCCGTCACCGTAAAACCCAGCGCGGCTCAGGCGGCCATGATCGGAAATCCTGTTTCAATGCCCCGGGTCATCCATCTGGTGGATCAGTATAATACCCTGTCCGGCAGACAGAATGTATTCTTCGAGCAGGTCTCAGAGCAATCCATCATGGACTGGCAGATTACTTCCAACCGCAACGGCCATATTGCCTGTACCCATGGAGGAGAATCGCTGGCCGGACTTATTTGCGCGTTAAAGCGCGGAACCGTTACCGACCGGGAAACGGCGATTGTCGATTCTACGGCACATGCACTCAAATTTTCAGGGTTTCAGCAGATGTATTTTGAAAACGCGTTCCCGGAAGAATTTGGAATCACTGCAAAGGCACACTTGATCAATCGCCCGGAATTAATCCATCCCAAAAATCTGAAGGACGTTCCGGCTCCCGGCAAACCCCTGACAGGTGAGGCCATGGATCGATTTATTCAACGGGTATCGGATGATATCGCTTCAAAACTGGATTTGAAAAAAGTGTAA
- the serS gene encoding serine--tRNA ligase, producing MLEIKYVRQNLMEVQKSLSTRGEIAALDTFIHCDNQRRSILVEIEDLRHNRNVVSDQIARMKKTGEDAEDLMSQMREVSTKIKELDKSLSEYDEKTNAILMQLPNIPHRSVPIGKSSEDNPVVRKVGDPPVFDYDPLPHWTLGESLQILDFERAARITGARFPLYFGAGARMERALINLMLDTHTTEHGYKEVLPPFIVNRDSMTHTGQLPKFEEDLFKLEGLDYFLIPTAEVPVTNIHYNEILDEDKLPILYTAYTPCFRSEAGSYGKDTRGLIRQHQFNKVELVKFSVPETSYDELEKLLINAETILQKLELPYQVVNLCTGDLGFSAAKTYDIEVWMPAQGVYREISSCSNFEDFQARRSNIRFKRKGKKGTELVHTLNGSGLAVGRTVAAILENCQQADGSVIVPKILRPYMGGMELIKHEI from the coding sequence ATGCTGGAAATCAAGTACGTCAGACAGAATCTAATGGAAGTCCAAAAATCGCTTTCAACACGGGGAGAAATTGCTGCCCTCGACACCTTTATTCATTGCGATAACCAGCGCAGATCGATATTGGTTGAAATTGAGGATTTGAGACACAATCGAAATGTCGTATCGGATCAGATCGCCCGGATGAAAAAAACCGGTGAAGACGCTGAAGATCTGATGTCACAAATGCGCGAAGTGTCCACAAAAATCAAAGAACTGGACAAGTCACTGTCGGAATATGACGAAAAAACCAATGCCATTCTGATGCAACTGCCCAATATTCCTCACCGATCTGTTCCCATTGGCAAAAGCAGTGAAGACAACCCGGTCGTCCGGAAGGTCGGGGACCCTCCGGTCTTCGATTACGATCCCCTGCCCCACTGGACATTGGGCGAATCATTACAAATTCTTGATTTTGAACGGGCAGCCCGAATTACCGGCGCCCGATTTCCACTCTATTTCGGGGCCGGCGCCCGAATGGAAAGAGCCCTGATCAATCTGATGCTCGATACCCATACAACCGAACACGGTTATAAAGAGGTTCTCCCGCCGTTTATCGTAAACCGGGACAGCATGACGCATACCGGACAGCTTCCGAAATTTGAGGAAGATCTTTTTAAACTGGAGGGGTTGGATTATTTCCTGATCCCGACGGCGGAAGTTCCTGTCACCAATATCCATTATAACGAAATATTGGATGAGGATAAACTGCCGATTTTATACACTGCCTATACCCCCTGCTTTCGTTCCGAAGCCGGGTCATACGGAAAGGACACCCGCGGGCTGATCCGCCAGCACCAGTTTAACAAAGTTGAGTTGGTTAAATTCAGCGTTCCTGAAACCTCCTATGATGAGCTTGAAAAGCTTCTCATCAATGCGGAAACCATTCTGCAGAAACTGGAGCTCCCCTACCAGGTGGTTAACCTGTGCACCGGGGATCTGGGATTTTCAGCCGCCAAGACATATGATATTGAAGTATGGATGCCTGCTCAGGGCGTTTACAGAGAAATCTCATCCTGCAGCAATTTTGAAGATTTTCAGGCCAGGCGATCCAATATACGATTTAAGCGAAAAGGGAAAAAAGGGACCGAACTGGTTCACACACTCAACGGATCAGGACTGGCGGTCGGACGCACCGTAGCGGCTATTCTTGAAAACTGCCAGCAGGCCGACGGATCGGTCATTGTACCAAAAATCTTAAGACCCTATATGGGGGGAATGGAACTTATAAAACATGAAATTTGA
- a CDS encoding 5-formyltetrahydrofolate cyclo-ligase, giving the protein MDEIREKKQNLRDEVAKKLDALSEKELIEKTSQVEKRLLEFANFLEANIVLLYINSAHEIMTKRIIERCFALNKLVVLPAFRSEKRQIKLFKVDTLATDLKPGVRGIPEPEQTLCKEVPIDRIDIAIIPGIVFDEKGSRLGKGEGYYDRLIPKLSMTTRKVSLAFESQIVDQVPMESHDKQVDIIVTEERVIYKI; this is encoded by the coding sequence ATGGATGAAATTCGGGAAAAAAAACAAAATTTACGAGACGAAGTAGCAAAAAAATTAGACGCGCTGTCAGAAAAAGAGCTGATAGAAAAGACAAGTCAAGTTGAAAAGCGGTTGCTTGAATTTGCCAATTTTCTGGAGGCTAACATTGTGTTGCTCTATATTAACAGTGCTCATGAGATCATGACAAAAAGAATTATTGAAAGGTGCTTTGCTTTAAATAAATTGGTCGTTCTTCCGGCATTCCGGTCTGAAAAACGACAAATAAAACTTTTCAAGGTGGATACGCTGGCCACCGATTTGAAGCCCGGCGTGAGGGGAATTCCGGAACCGGAACAGACCCTGTGTAAAGAAGTCCCCATCGATCGGATCGATATCGCTATCATTCCGGGGATCGTATTCGATGAAAAGGGAAGCAGACTCGGAAAAGGCGAAGGATATTATGACAGACTGATTCCAAAGTTGTCAATGACGACCCGAAAAGTATCATTAGCGTTTGAGAGCCAGATTGTAGACCAGGTGCCAATGGAATCTCATGATAAACAGGTTGATATCATTGTGACAGAAGAACGGGTAATCTACAAGATATAG
- a CDS encoding NAD-binding protein encodes MNRAHHLIIVSILMILVIAIGTAGYMAIEGWDLIDSLYMAVITLTTVGYGEIHKVSKAGQIFTIFFIFTGVGISMYVLGAVVQFVIEGRIQQILGRRRVDKKILQLSGHYIVCGYGRIGQVLCKKMTTRHKELVIIENDAAISEVLDKDTLLHIIGDATDESILLKAGIKQAAGLVAALGTDTKNVFLVLTARQLNPSIYIMARASHHTSKSKLTAAGANQVEFPYDIGAARMAQRILRPTVTSFLDMAFTHHRKDIQMEEFPVGAHSPLADVMLKASGIRQNYNLIIIAIKKDDDTMMFNPSFDTILRPGDTLVAVGEEANLKKLEKILLP; translated from the coding sequence ATGAATCGTGCACATCACCTTATCATTGTCTCAATACTGATGATACTGGTAATCGCAATCGGAACTGCCGGATACATGGCCATTGAAGGATGGGATCTTATCGATTCACTGTATATGGCGGTCATAACACTGACGACCGTCGGATATGGAGAGATTCACAAGGTCAGTAAAGCCGGACAAATTTTTACCATTTTTTTTATATTTACCGGCGTAGGCATTTCGATGTATGTTCTTGGGGCCGTTGTACAATTTGTGATTGAAGGACGGATTCAACAAATTCTCGGGAGAAGACGCGTGGACAAAAAGATACTGCAGCTGTCAGGTCATTATATCGTTTGCGGATATGGACGTATCGGACAGGTGCTGTGCAAAAAAATGACAACCCGGCACAAAGAACTCGTTATCATCGAAAATGATGCGGCCATATCCGAGGTACTGGATAAAGACACCCTGCTGCATATAATCGGTGACGCCACGGATGAATCCATACTGTTGAAAGCCGGAATTAAACAGGCGGCAGGCCTTGTCGCAGCACTGGGAACCGATACGAAAAATGTGTTTCTGGTTCTGACCGCCCGGCAACTGAACCCGTCCATTTATATTATGGCCAGAGCCAGTCATCACACCTCAAAATCCAAGCTCACCGCCGCCGGCGCAAACCAGGTGGAATTTCCGTACGATATCGGTGCCGCCAGAATGGCACAGCGGATCCTTCGCCCAACGGTGACAAGCTTTCTGGATATGGCATTTACCCATCACCGCAAAGACATCCAGATGGAGGAATTCCCGGTCGGTGCCCATTCACCGCTGGCAGATGTCATGTTGAAAGCCTCTGGCATCCGCCAGAATTACAATCTGATCATCATTGCCATTAAAAAAGACGACGACACCATGATGTTCAATCCTTCATTTGACACCATCCTCCGCCCCGGCGATACGCTTGTAGCCGTAGGAGAAGAGGCCAATCTCAAAAAACTGGAAAAGATTTTACTGCCCTGA